One segment of Falco peregrinus isolate bFalPer1 chromosome 4, bFalPer1.pri, whole genome shotgun sequence DNA contains the following:
- the LOC101916293 gene encoding hemoglobin subunit beta, with translation MVQWTAEEKQLITGLWGKVNVADCGAEALARLLIVYPWTQRFFASFGNLSSPTAILGNPMVRAHGKKVLTSFGDAVKNLDNIKNTFSQLSELHCDKLHVDPENFRLLGDILIIVLAAHFAKDFTPDCQAAWQKLVRVVAHALARKYH, from the exons ATGGTGCAGTGGACAGCTGAAGAGAAGCAGCTCATCACCGGCCTCTGGGGCAAGGTCAATGTGGCCGACTGCGGTGCCGAGGCCCTGGCCAG GCTGCTGATTGTCTACCCCTGGACCCAGAGGTTCTTTGCTTCCTTCGGGAACCTCTCCAGCCCCACCGCCATCCTTGGCAACCCCATGGTCCGTGCCCATGGCAAGAAAGTGCTCACCTCCTTTGGGGATGCTGTGAAGAACCTGGACAACATCAAGAACACCTTCTCCCAGCTGTCTGAGCTGCACTGCGACAAGCTGCACGTGGACCCCGAGAACTTCAGG ctcctgggtgaCATCCTGATCATTGTCCTGGCCGCCCACTTCGCCAAGGATTTCACTCCTGACTGCCAGGCTGCCTGGCAAAAGCTGGTCCGTGTGGTGGCCCACGCTCTGGCCCGCAAGTACCACTAA
- the LOC101916629 gene encoding hemoglobin subunit rho produces MVHWSAEEKQLITSLWGKVNVEECGAEALARLLIVYPWTQRFFDNFGNLSSPTAIIGNPKVRAHGKKVLTSFGEAVKNLENLKATFAKLSELHCEKLHVDPENFRLLGDILIIVLAAHFTKDFTPTCQATWQKLVGVVAHALAYKYH; encoded by the exons ATGGTGCACTGGTCAGCTGAAGAGAAGCAGCTCATCACCAGCCTCTGGGGCAAGGTCAATGTGGAGGAATGCGGTGCCGAGGCCCTGGCCAG GCTGCTGATTGTCTACCCCTGGACCCAGAGGTTCTTTGATAACTTTGGGAACCTCTCCAGCCCTACTGCCATCATTGGCAACCCCAAGGTCCGTGCCCATGGCAAGAAAGTGCTCACCTCCTTTGGGGAAGCTGTGAAAAACCTGGAAAATCTCAAGGCAACCTTCGCCAAGCTGTCTGAGCTGCACTGTGAGAAGCTGCACGTGGACCCCGAGAACTTCAGG ctCCTAGGAGACATCCTCATCATTGTGCTGGCTGCACACTTCACCAAGGACTTTACCCCTACCTGCCAGGCCACTTGGCAGAAGCTGGTTGGCGTGGTGGCCCATGCTCTGGCCTACAAGTACCATTAA
- the LOC101916458 gene encoding hemoglobin subunit beta-like — MVHWTAEEKQLITGLWGKVNVAECGAEALARLLIVYPWTQRFFASFGNLSSPTAILGNPMVRAHGKKVLTSFGEAVKNLDNIKKCFAQLSKLHCDKLHVDPENFRLLGDILIIVLAAHFAKDFTPACQSAWQKMVRVVAHALAHEYH, encoded by the exons ATGGTGCACTGGACAGCTGAAGAGAAGCAGCTCATCACTGGCCTCTGGGGCAAGGTCAATGTGGCCGAATGTGGTGCTGAGGCCCTGGCCAG gctgctgaTTGTCTACCCCTGGACCCAGAGGTTCTTTGCTTCCTTCGGGAACCTCTCCAGCCCTACTGCCATCCTTGGCAACCCCATGGTCCGTGCCCATGGCAAGAAAGTGCTCACCTCCTTTGGGGAAGCTGTGAAGAACCTGGACAAcattaagaaatgttttgctcAGCTGAGCAAACTCCACTGTGACAAGTTGCACGTGGACCCCGAGAACTTCAGG CTCCTGGGTGACATCCTCATCATCGTCCTGGCTGCCCACTTTGCTAAGGACTTCACCCCCGCCTGCCAGTCCGCCTGGCAGAAGATGGTCCGTGTGGTGGCCCATGCACTGGCCCACGAGTACCACTGA